One Ranitomeya imitator isolate aRanImi1 chromosome 1, aRanImi1.pri, whole genome shotgun sequence DNA window includes the following coding sequences:
- the LOC138661166 gene encoding ATP-dependent DNA helicase PIF1-like, whose amino-acid sequence MRTSQEEVEYNSWLLKLGNRELSNITDATVEATANKAIFTPLNDDVQALNYKILSQVQGELSTYHSVDTIAEEKGVILSDYPVEFLNSLNPTGMPPHELKLKAGAVIMLLRNLNRKRGLCNGTRLYVKSLKANVIHAFALNGKAKGQTVLIPRIDLISKVKNWPIQMRQHQFPVMLAFTVTINKSQGQSLDMVGIYLHLSVFSHGQLYVAFSRGRKSQQIRL is encoded by the exons atgagaacaTCTCAGGAagaagttgagtacaactcatggttactgaaacttggcaatagagagttgtcaaat attactgatgcaacggtagaagcaactgccaataaagcaatttttacgccattgaatgatgacgttcaGGCCTTGAActacaaaattcttagtcaagttcaaggtgaactCTCAACATATCACTCTGTCGACACAATTGCGGAAGAGAAAGGTGTGATTCTCtcagattaccctgtagagtttcttaactctttgaatcccactgggatgcctcctcatgaactaaagctgaaagcaggagctgtaattatgctcctgcgtaatcttaacagaaagcgtggcctttgtaatggcacaaggctttatgtgaaaagcttaaaagcaaacgttattcatgcctttgctttaaatggaaaagcaaagggtcagacagttcttattccaagaattgacctgatttccaaagtTAAAAACTGGCCAATCCAGATGCGACAGcatcagtttcctgtcatgttggcttttacagtgaccatcaataaatctcaagGACAGTCCTTGGATATGGTAGGAATTTATTTGCATCTCTCagtgttttcacatgggcagttatatgtggctttctccaggggaaggaaaagccaacaaataaga CTGTGA